The Sulfitobacter donghicola DSW-25 = KCTC 12864 = JCM 14565 genome has a segment encoding these proteins:
- a CDS encoding AAA family ATPase: protein MTQADTKAAEDMVEQIEALGEKLGEARKSITARFVGQERVVELTLTALLCGGHGLLVGLPGLGKTRLVETLSTVMGMDGKRVQFTPDLMPADILGSEVLESDADGSRRFRFIEGPIFCQLLMADEINRASPRTQSALLQAMQEKTVTVAGQNRSLGSPFHVLATQNPIEQEGTYPLPEAQLDRFLVQIDINYPDRETERDILIATTGEEEAQAVEVFTGEQLLDAQRLLRRMPVGDSVVELILDLVRAFRPEEEGVSDRVKETVAWGPGPRAAQALMLAVRARALLQGRLAPSAEDVIDMAHPVLIHRMALNFAARARGDSLTALIEDTALDLTSTKAAVA, encoded by the coding sequence ATGACCCAAGCAGATACAAAAGCGGCCGAAGACATGGTCGAACAGATCGAAGCCTTGGGCGAAAAGCTGGGCGAGGCGCGCAAATCCATTACCGCGCGGTTCGTCGGGCAAGAGCGGGTTGTCGAGCTAACGCTGACAGCATTGCTATGCGGTGGCCATGGGTTGCTGGTGGGTTTACCGGGACTAGGAAAAACCAGACTGGTTGAAACCCTTAGCACTGTCATGGGGATGGACGGCAAACGGGTTCAGTTTACGCCCGATTTGATGCCAGCAGATATTCTTGGTTCCGAAGTATTGGAAAGCGATGCAGATGGCAGCCGCCGTTTTCGTTTTATCGAAGGCCCGATTTTCTGCCAGCTCTTGATGGCAGATGAGATCAACCGCGCCTCACCGCGCACGCAATCCGCTCTTTTGCAGGCGATGCAGGAAAAGACTGTGACAGTCGCGGGGCAGAACCGCTCACTCGGGTCGCCCTTTCATGTTCTGGCAACCCAAAACCCGATTGAGCAAGAGGGGACCTACCCCCTCCCAGAGGCGCAGCTGGACCGTTTTCTCGTCCAAATCGATATCAACTATCCAGACCGTGAAACCGAACGGGATATCCTGATCGCCACCACTGGTGAAGAAGAAGCCCAAGCCGTTGAGGTCTTCACAGGAGAGCAGCTGTTAGACGCCCAGCGCCTTTTGCGCCGGATGCCGGTTGGTGACTCTGTTGTTGAATTGATCCTCGATCTTGTGCGCGCCTTCCGCCCCGAAGAAGAAGGCGTCAGTGATCGTGTGAAGGAAACTGTTGCTTGGGGCCCTGGCCCACGTGCTGCTCAGGCATTGATGCTGGCTGTTCGCGCGCGTGCATTGCTTCAGGGGCGCCTTGCCCCTTCCGCGGAGGATGTCATTGATATGGCCCATCCTGTTTTGATCCACCGCATGGCGCTTAACTTTGCTGCGCGGGCGCGTGGCGATAGCCTGACCGCTTTGATCGAGGATACTGCACTGGATCTGACTTCTACAAAGGCCGCCGTCGCGTGA
- a CDS encoding DUF58 domain-containing protein, whose translation MNTPPTLRAASEAEAAAFPALLARAEHLAGAVLLGAHGRRRAGAGDDFWQYRPAQAGDSRRAIDHRRSAMGDTEFVREREWQIAQSVMMWVDQGASMRFASSDALPRKVDRARLLALAVAIMLNHGGERVGLTGTQLPPRAGRQQILSLAELLCKDDDAEYAPPEHRAMIPHARAVFISDFMGDIDDVRTALTKAADRGVRGVLYHVLDPSEEAFPFTGRTIFESMGGTISHETLKANDLKDRYLERLTERKAELQSLCALTGWQYGLHHTDSTAQTALLWLFGALDAKAVAA comes from the coding sequence GTGAATACCCCCCCTACCCTGCGGGCCGCTTCCGAAGCCGAAGCTGCCGCCTTTCCTGCCCTATTGGCGCGGGCTGAACATCTGGCTGGGGCTGTCCTGCTGGGTGCGCATGGCCGTCGTCGTGCGGGTGCGGGTGATGATTTCTGGCAGTATAGGCCCGCCCAAGCAGGCGATAGCCGACGTGCGATCGACCATCGACGCTCGGCCATGGGTGACACAGAGTTTGTTCGCGAACGCGAATGGCAAATTGCCCAATCGGTCATGATGTGGGTGGATCAAGGCGCATCCATGCGCTTCGCTTCTTCGGATGCCCTTCCTCGGAAGGTAGACCGCGCGCGCCTCCTCGCTCTTGCTGTTGCGATCATGTTAAACCATGGCGGAGAGCGGGTTGGCCTTACCGGCACCCAGCTTCCTCCGCGCGCAGGGCGACAGCAGATCCTTTCGCTGGCCGAACTGCTTTGCAAAGACGATGATGCTGAATATGCCCCACCAGAGCATCGCGCGATGATCCCTCATGCGCGCGCGGTTTTCATCTCGGATTTTATGGGCGATATCGACGATGTGCGCACTGCCTTAACCAAAGCCGCAGACAGGGGTGTGCGCGGTGTGCTTTACCATGTACTGGACCCCTCAGAGGAAGCATTCCCATTCACGGGCCGCACCATATTTGAAAGCATGGGCGGAACGATTAGCCATGAAACCCTAAAGGCTAACGATCTAAAGGACCGCTATTTGGAACGGCTGACCGAACGCAAAGCCGAGCTGCAATCCCTATGTGCGCTGACCGGTTGGCAATATGGATTGCACCACACCGACAGCACAGCACAGACCGCGCTGCTGTGGCTTTTTGGTGCCCTTGATGCAAAGGCGGTGGCGGCATGA